Proteins from a single region of Campylobacter concisus:
- a CDS encoding YolD-like family protein: protein MASKDRAKIFSSFNPLSTLERALRQKEREKCEKLELDENKVDEILKKISELRLADEVYVSYHDGYTYTSARGLISDVNFKNKTLMVVKTRIKFEDINDLKII from the coding sequence GTGGCGAGTAAAGATAGAGCAAAAATTTTTAGCTCGTTTAATCCCCTATCAACCTTAGAGCGAGCCTTGCGACAAAAAGAGCGAGAAAAATGCGAAAAACTAGAGCTTGATGAGAACAAAGTCGATGAAATTTTAAAAAAGATAAGCGAGCTAAGGCTGGCTGATGAAGTATATGTGAGCTATCATGACGGCTACACCTATACAAGTGCTAGAGGGCTAATCTCTGACGTAAATTTCAAAAACAAAACTCTTATGGTTGTAAAAACTAGGATCAAATTTGAAGATATAAATGACCTAAAAATAATTTAG
- a CDS encoding DNA repair protein, whose amino-acid sequence MKNEAQKFYAVIDLKSFYASVECVERGLDPFKTDLVVADDSRGNGSVCLAVSPALRAKGVKNRCRLFEIPKAINFIIAPPRMQFYIDYAAKIYEIYLKYVSKDDIYVYSIDEAFIDLTSYVKFYNTDAKSIAKKIMDEILKTTGVTATCGMGTNLYLAKIALDILAKHSDDGIAFLDEQLYKERLWTHQPLDDFWRIGKQTRLKLEKHGIFCMKDIANAPRSLLEKFFGVDAYITIDHANGIESTTIADIKAYKPSTKSYFSSEILPRDYERCEAVVVLKEMADRLALRMINKEVMASGITINIKFADKLEPLQRASVRFKTPTNVSSMLMSSAEELLLNKIKNVGLIRQISISANDVVKESLAHSSLFEDDTKEKAVLKSLNLIKEKFGKNSVLRAIDLLPEATGQDRNKKIGGHKSGE is encoded by the coding sequence ATGAAAAACGAAGCACAAAAATTTTATGCCGTCATTGATCTAAAGTCATTTTACGCCTCAGTTGAGTGCGTGGAGCGAGGTCTTGATCCGTTTAAAACCGATCTAGTCGTAGCTGACGATAGCCGTGGCAACGGAAGTGTTTGCCTAGCCGTTAGTCCAGCCCTTAGAGCTAAAGGTGTGAAAAATAGATGCAGGCTTTTTGAAATACCAAAGGCTATAAATTTTATCATCGCACCGCCTAGAATGCAGTTTTACATCGACTATGCGGCTAAAATTTATGAGATATACCTAAAGTATGTCTCAAAAGATGATATCTATGTCTATTCTATCGATGAGGCCTTTATCGATCTTACTTCTTATGTTAAATTTTATAATACCGATGCAAAATCCATAGCCAAAAAGATAATGGATGAAATTTTAAAAACTACTGGTGTGACGGCTACCTGTGGCATGGGCACAAATTTATACCTTGCAAAAATCGCCCTTGATATCCTGGCTAAACACAGCGATGATGGGATTGCATTTTTAGACGAGCAGCTTTATAAAGAACGCCTTTGGACGCATCAACCGCTAGATGACTTTTGGCGTATCGGTAAGCAAACTAGGCTAAAGCTGGAAAAACATGGAATTTTTTGTATGAAAGATATAGCAAATGCTCCGCGAAGCTTACTTGAGAAATTTTTTGGAGTTGATGCATATATAACGATAGATCACGCAAATGGCATAGAGTCAACGACAATAGCTGACATAAAAGCATATAAACCAAGTACAAAATCCTACTTTAGCTCTGAAATTTTACCAAGAGACTACGAGCGTTGCGAGGCAGTAGTCGTACTAAAAGAGATGGCTGATAGGCTAGCGCTTAGGATGATCAACAAAGAAGTAATGGCAAGTGGAATAACGATAAATATAAAATTTGCCGACAAGCTTGAGCCACTACAACGTGCAAGCGTTCGGTTTAAGACACCAACAAATGTTTCAAGCATGCTGATGAGTTCAGCCGAAGAGTTGCTCTTAAATAAGATAAAAAATGTTGGGCTCATTAGGCAAATTAGCATTAGTGCAAACGATGTAGTAAAAGAGAGTCTAGCTCACTCTAGTCTTTTTGAGGATGACACTAAAGAAAAGGCGGTTTTAAAATCCCTAAATCTCATAAAAGAAAAATTTGGTAAAAACTCGGTTTTAAGAGCGATCGATCTACTGCCAGAAGCCACTGGGCAAGACCGAAATAAAAAGATCGGAGGGCACAAAAGTGGCGAGTAA
- the aroC gene encoding chorismate synthase, with product MNTFGKKLTLTTFGESHGVAIGGVIDGLPAGLKIDTDFIQSELDKRRPGQSNFTTARDEADKIEIFSGVFDGMSTGAPIGFAIFNNNQKSNDYENLREIFRPGHADFTYFKKYGFRDHRGGGRSSARETAVRVAGGAFAQLLLNEFNIEILSGVLGIGKVFSDKIDFNFAKNSQIYALGNEEAMKEVVNKARSEHDSVGAVVLSVARGVPAGLGEPLYDKLDSALAAALMGINGVKAVEIGAGVNVSSMMGSANNDEMDELGFLSNNAGGILGGISSGAEIVLKSHFKPTPSIFKEQKTLNLAGEAVDFELRGRHDPCIGIRGSVVATAMIRLVLADMLLLNTSTKLENLKKIYG from the coding sequence TTGAATACTTTTGGCAAAAAACTAACTTTAACAACCTTTGGTGAGAGCCACGGAGTGGCGATCGGTGGTGTGATAGATGGACTTCCAGCTGGGCTAAAGATCGATACAGATTTCATCCAAAGTGAGCTTGACAAGCGTCGCCCTGGACAAAGCAATTTCACAACCGCAAGAGATGAAGCCGATAAGATAGAAATTTTTAGCGGCGTCTTTGATGGCATGAGTACTGGAGCACCGATAGGTTTTGCCATTTTTAACAACAACCAAAAATCAAACGACTATGAAAATTTACGTGAAATTTTCCGTCCAGGCCATGCAGATTTTACATATTTCAAAAAATATGGTTTTAGAGATCACAGAGGCGGCGGACGCTCAAGCGCAAGAGAAACGGCCGTTAGAGTAGCTGGTGGGGCTTTTGCGCAGCTGCTTTTAAATGAGTTTAATATAGAAATTTTAAGTGGAGTGCTTGGTATAGGCAAAGTTTTTAGCGATAAAATAGACTTTAATTTTGCTAAAAATTCTCAAATTTATGCTCTTGGCAATGAAGAAGCGATGAAAGAAGTGGTAAATAAAGCTAGAAGCGAGCACGATAGCGTGGGAGCTGTGGTTTTAAGCGTGGCTAGAGGAGTGCCAGCTGGTCTTGGTGAGCCCCTTTATGATAAGCTAGATAGCGCGTTAGCAGCTGCTTTGATGGGCATAAACGGCGTAAAGGCCGTTGAGATAGGTGCTGGCGTAAATGTAAGCTCTATGATGGGCTCAGCAAACAACGACGAGATGGACGAGCTTGGCTTTTTGAGCAACAATGCTGGTGGCATACTTGGCGGCATAAGCAGTGGCGCCGAGATCGTACTAAAGAGCCATTTTAAGCCTACACCTTCGATATTTAAAGAGCAAAAGACGCTAAATTTAGCTGGCGAGGCGGTTGATTTTGAACTACGAGGTAGGCATGATCCATGCATAGGCATACGAGGAAGCGTCGTTGCAACCGCGATGATAAGGCTAGTTCTTGCGGATATGCTCTTACTAAATACAAGCACAAAGCTTGAAAATTTAAAGAAAATTTACGGTTAA
- the rnc gene encoding ribonuclease III codes for MKILEEFEENLRYKFKKTELLEEALTHKSTKQALNNERLEFLGDAVMDLLVAEYLFKKFSKIAEGDMSKLRAALVNEKSFANMARHLKMGKFLRLSTAEENNGGREKDSILSDAFEAVMGAIYLEAGLDKVREISIALLELCYPQIDFAHLEKDYKTALQEVTQASLGVIPTYELIGTSGPDHKKEFEIALLLNGKEISRAVGSSKKQAQQLAAKIALEKIKK; via the coding sequence ATGAAAATTTTAGAAGAATTTGAAGAGAATCTTAGATATAAATTTAAAAAAACTGAACTTTTAGAAGAGGCGCTAACACACAAGAGCACCAAACAGGCGTTAAATAACGAAAGGCTCGAGTTTTTGGGCGATGCGGTGATGGATCTACTCGTGGCTGAATATCTTTTTAAAAAATTTAGCAAGATCGCAGAGGGCGATATGAGTAAGCTAAGAGCCGCACTTGTAAATGAAAAAAGCTTTGCAAATATGGCAAGGCATCTAAAAATGGGTAAATTTTTAAGGCTAAGCACGGCTGAAGAGAATAATGGCGGACGCGAGAAAGATAGCATTTTAAGCGACGCATTTGAGGCAGTGATGGGCGCTATCTACCTTGAGGCTGGACTTGATAAGGTGAGAGAAATTTCGATCGCTCTGCTTGAACTTTGCTATCCACAGATCGACTTTGCACACCTAGAAAAGGACTACAAAACCGCTCTTCAAGAGGTCACTCAGGCTAGTCTTGGTGTCATACCAACATACGAACTCATCGGCACGTCAGGTCCTGATCACAAGAAAGAATTTGAGATAGCCTTGCTACTAAATGGCAAAGAAATTTCACGCGCCGTTGGCAGCTCTAAAAAGCAAGCCCAACAGCTTGCAGCAAAAATCGCACTAGAAAAAATCAAAAAATAG
- the rnhA gene encoding ribonuclease HI yields MKIVTLFSDGSCLGNPGAGGWAYILRFNEAQKKASGGEAYTTNNQMELKAAIMGLKALKEPCEVRLFTDSSYVVNSINEWLSNWQKRNFKNVKNVELWQEYLEISKPHKVVASWVKGHAGHPENEECDQMARDEALKIKDENER; encoded by the coding sequence GTGAAGATAGTAACACTTTTTAGCGACGGCTCATGTCTTGGAAACCCTGGAGCTGGCGGCTGGGCGTATATATTGAGATTTAACGAAGCGCAGAAAAAAGCAAGCGGCGGCGAGGCATATACGACAAATAACCAAATGGAGCTAAAAGCTGCGATAATGGGGTTAAAAGCGTTAAAAGAGCCTTGCGAAGTAAGGCTCTTTACCGATAGCTCATACGTGGTAAATAGCATAAATGAATGGCTTTCTAACTGGCAAAAGAGAAATTTTAAAAACGTAAAAAATGTAGAGCTTTGGCAGGAGTATTTAGAAATTTCAAAGCCTCACAAAGTCGTGGCAAGCTGGGTTAAGGGGCACGCTGGACACCCTGAAAACGAGGAATGCGACCAGATGGCAAGAGATGAGGCATTAAAAATAAAAGATGAGAATGAAAGATGA
- a CDS encoding tetratricopeptide repeat protein codes for MSVDIFFIGHRDPIFSLIILFSIILMIAALSYAWGIFSSKDEKKRIEKFIRKFDSKDGISSEHKQMLQSPEIDAQSLCMLGQTFAKNGDFEKSISVYLIALGKVRDKNEKEFILNELGEVYFKAGFLKKASEVFEKVLELSPRNVLALRFLTMIDEKLKNYKEALYALNSLEELGVNVKDQKAYIKAISTLDDRNLSFSEKVEILSRLSQNFELLRRMILALFIRHNENLENLKDFARFEDVIDLLYNLKTPINLSDPKYKSLFYAKGDIDEPCEIYGFELNAIKRLKDAKFEAAGLSFNYVCKSCKNSFPMHFYRCPVCHELGSVKILSHITEKPSEDSNTF; via the coding sequence ATGAGCGTGGATATTTTTTTCATTGGGCATAGAGATCCGATATTTAGCCTTATTATTTTATTTAGCATTATTTTGATGATAGCTGCATTAAGCTATGCTTGGGGTATCTTTTCAAGCAAAGATGAGAAAAAACGCATTGAAAAATTTATAAGAAAATTTGATAGCAAAGATGGCATAAGTAGCGAGCATAAACAAATGCTACAAAGCCCAGAGATAGACGCCCAAAGCCTTTGCATGCTAGGGCAAACTTTTGCCAAAAATGGTGATTTTGAAAAATCAATTAGTGTTTATCTCATCGCACTTGGCAAAGTTAGAGATAAAAATGAAAAAGAATTTATTCTAAACGAGCTTGGAGAGGTCTATTTTAAGGCCGGATTTTTAAAAAAAGCTAGCGAAGTCTTTGAAAAAGTGCTTGAACTAAGCCCAAGAAATGTGCTTGCACTTCGCTTTTTAACGATGATAGATGAAAAACTTAAAAACTACAAAGAAGCTCTTTATGCGCTAAATTCTCTTGAAGAGCTTGGTGTAAATGTAAAAGATCAAAAGGCCTATATAAAGGCGATCAGCACGCTTGATGATAGAAATTTAAGCTTTAGTGAAAAGGTAGAAATTCTCTCCCGTCTTAGCCAAAATTTTGAGCTTTTAAGACGTATGATCTTAGCACTTTTCATAAGGCACAATGAAAATTTAGAAAATTTAAAAGATTTTGCTCGTTTTGAAGATGTGATCGATCTGCTTTACAATCTAAAAACGCCTATAAATTTAAGCGATCCAAAATACAAATCCCTCTTTTACGCAAAGGGCGATATAGATGAGCCATGTGAAATTTACGGCTTTGAGCTAAATGCCATAAAAAGGCTAAAAGACGCTAAATTTGAGGCGGCTGGGCTAAGCTTTAACTACGTTTGCAAAAGCTGCAAAAACTCATTTCCCATGCACTTTTACCGATGTCCGGTCTGTCACGAGCTAGGAAGTGTCAAAATTTTATCCCACATCACAGAAAAACCAAGTGAAGATAGTAACACTTTTTAG
- the dnaG gene encoding DNA primase yields MIDPKSIEKLKNQIDIVDIIEHYLPVKKMGANYKCVCPFHDDRNPSMSISQSKQIFHCFACKAGGDAIKFVMDYEKLTYPEAIERIASLVNFSLEYTSDKAPTQKENKHILEKANAFYRSEFFKHEAAVRYIYSRGINDAMIEKFELGWAGESASTIRLLQNENIEPKEALEVGIVKQNEKGIYASFIERITFPIYAHTAKLVGFGGRTISDHPAKYVNSPQSIVFDKSKLLYGYHLARQSIFEKKQIIITEGYLDVIMLHFAGFTNAVAVLGTALTTNHLPLLKRGEISVVLCFDGDSAGINAAIKSSRLLVQNEIDGSVVIIKDGADPADMVFAGRSDELKEMFGSGTELGEFYIEQIVKKYDITRPVQKQKCLEEIVEFTNSLKPIIAKSYESLVSNLLKIELNTFSLHGQRYINRQDQNFTNATTINKQTAQKKDKTDILEFSVLKSMLANKNYETIVLNELEEKFFLHHKDYFQAVLLPNIEDNAVLVREIYVDESSNVASSEESLKEAILKLKLKYYEKFREDTRKSQKPNKIEIMQKISEIIKGLHNKLQKN; encoded by the coding sequence ATGATAGATCCAAAATCCATAGAAAAACTCAAAAATCAAATCGATATCGTTGACATTATAGAGCACTATTTGCCAGTCAAAAAAATGGGTGCAAACTATAAATGCGTCTGCCCATTTCACGATGATAGAAATCCTAGCATGAGCATAAGTCAAAGCAAGCAAATTTTTCACTGTTTTGCTTGCAAGGCCGGCGGAGATGCGATTAAATTTGTAATGGATTATGAGAAACTTACCTATCCAGAAGCTATCGAAAGAATAGCTAGCCTTGTAAATTTTAGCCTCGAATACACAAGCGACAAAGCCCCAACACAAAAAGAAAATAAGCACATTTTAGAAAAAGCAAACGCCTTTTATAGGAGCGAATTTTTCAAGCATGAAGCCGCTGTGAGATATATCTATTCTCGTGGCATAAATGACGCGATGATAGAGAAATTTGAGCTTGGCTGGGCAGGGGAGAGTGCTAGTACCATTAGGCTTTTACAAAATGAAAATATCGAGCCAAAAGAGGCGCTTGAAGTTGGAATCGTAAAGCAAAACGAGAAGGGAATTTATGCTAGTTTTATCGAGCGTATCACATTCCCTATATATGCACATACAGCAAAGCTAGTCGGCTTTGGCGGTAGAACGATCTCAGATCATCCTGCAAAATATGTAAATTCTCCACAAAGCATAGTTTTTGACAAGTCAAAGCTGCTTTACGGCTATCATTTAGCTAGACAAAGCATTTTTGAAAAGAAGCAGATTATCATCACAGAGGGATATCTAGATGTTATCATGCTTCATTTTGCGGGCTTTACAAACGCCGTTGCTGTGCTTGGGACTGCTCTTACGACTAATCACTTGCCACTTTTAAAAAGAGGCGAGATAAGCGTAGTACTTTGTTTTGATGGTGACTCGGCTGGTATAAATGCCGCTATAAAGTCATCTCGTCTTTTAGTGCAAAACGAAATAGATGGAAGCGTTGTAATTATAAAAGATGGTGCAGACCCTGCGGATATGGTTTTTGCAGGTAGAAGCGACGAGCTAAAAGAGATGTTTGGCTCTGGGACTGAGCTTGGTGAGTTTTATATTGAGCAAATTGTAAAAAAATATGATATTACGCGCCCAGTGCAAAAGCAAAAATGTTTAGAAGAGATAGTGGAATTTACAAATTCTCTAAAGCCAATAATTGCAAAAAGCTACGAATCGCTGGTCTCAAATTTACTCAAAATAGAGCTAAATACTTTTAGTCTTCACGGACAAAGATATATAAATAGACAAGATCAAAATTTTACAAATGCTACAACGATAAATAAACAAACGGCTCAAAAAAAAGATAAAACTGATATTTTGGAATTTAGTGTTTTAAAGAGCATGCTTGCAAATAAAAATTACGAAACTATTGTTTTAAACGAACTTGAGGAGAAATTCTTCTTGCATCATAAAGATTATTTTCAGGCTGTTTTATTGCCAAATATTGAAGATAATGCGGTACTTGTTAGAGAAATTTATGTTGATGAGAGCTCAAACGTAGCTTCTAGTGAAGAGAGCCTTAAAGAGGCTATTTTAAAGCTAAAACTAAAATACTACGAAAAGTTTCGCGAAGATACTAGAAAATCACAAAAGCCAAATAAAATCGAAATAATGCAAAAAATTTCAGAGATTATTAAAGGCTTACACAACAAACTACAAAAAAATTAG
- a CDS encoding M20 family metallo-hydrolase codes for MINFKRFEANFNAISRFGALKGGGLTRLAFSKEDLEARNFLINLIEENGFKLKIDNIGNIFAIYDDGCEPGEKPVCVGSHIDSVPNGGFYDGTLGVMAGLEALTSIKEAGIKLKRPLWLISFCCEESSRFKTATIGSKIISGKLGLQRLHELKDEDGISLFEAMSKFGLEPQNLNDSILKEHSLHSYLELHIEQGPVLERSGISVGVVSGIAAPIRFEIIIHGKADHSGATPMNMRNDALLAASHIIIAANKFAKNKKTAVATVGYAHAKPGVLNVVPGEARLGVDLRDIDKTSLEELNLELRNFIKELSGKLNFSYEIRELSSDEPVKLSEHAINLLSEEAAKLGIKTLNLPSGAGHDAMNLTKLASSVGMLFIPCVGGISHNIAEAINFDDAFKATQILTNALIKLSNE; via the coding sequence ATGATAAATTTTAAAAGATTTGAGGCGAATTTTAATGCTATAAGTAGATTTGGAGCATTAAAAGGTGGAGGGCTAACAAGGCTTGCATTTAGCAAAGAAGACTTGGAGGCTAGGAATTTTCTTATAAATTTAATAGAAGAAAATGGCTTTAAACTTAAAATTGACAATATTGGCAACATCTTTGCCATCTATGATGATGGCTGTGAGCCAGGCGAGAAGCCAGTTTGTGTGGGCTCTCACATAGATAGCGTGCCAAATGGCGGCTTTTATGATGGTACGCTTGGCGTTATGGCTGGACTTGAGGCATTAACATCGATAAAAGAGGCTGGCATTAAGTTAAAGCGTCCGCTTTGGCTGATTAGCTTTTGCTGTGAAGAGTCAAGTCGGTTTAAGACAGCGACCATTGGTAGTAAGATAATAAGTGGCAAACTTGGTCTACAAAGGCTTCATGAATTAAAAGACGAAGACGGCATCTCGCTCTTTGAGGCGATGAGTAAATTTGGACTTGAGCCACAAAATTTAAATGATTCTATTTTAAAAGAACACTCACTTCATTCATATTTAGAACTGCATATTGAACAAGGTCCGGTGCTTGAGCGAAGTGGCATAAGCGTTGGTGTAGTAAGCGGTATCGCTGCTCCTATTAGATTTGAAATTATTATTCATGGTAAGGCAGATCACAGCGGTGCAACGCCGATGAATATGCGAAATGATGCTCTGCTTGCCGCCTCACATATCATCATCGCTGCAAATAAATTTGCAAAAAACAAAAAAACTGCTGTAGCAACCGTTGGTTACGCACATGCAAAACCGGGCGTTTTAAACGTCGTGCCAGGCGAGGCGAGGCTTGGAGTTGATCTAAGAGATATTGATAAGACAAGCTTAGAAGAGCTAAATTTAGAGCTTAGAAATTTTATAAAAGAGCTAAGCGGTAAGCTAAATTTTAGTTATGAGATAAGAGAACTAAGTAGTGATGAGCCAGTAAAACTTAGTGAGCATGCTATAAATTTACTAAGTGAAGAGGCTGCTAAACTTGGCATAAAAACGCTTAATTTACCAAGCGGAGCTGGACACGATGCGATGAATCTAACAAAACTTGCAAGTAGCGTTGGCATGCTTTTTATACCTTGCGTTGGCGGCATCAGTCACAATATAGCAGAAGCTATAAATTTTGATGATGCTTTCAAAGCTACACAAATTTTAACAAATGCACTAATTAAACTATCAAATGAATAA
- a CDS encoding amidohydrolase, which yields MDKIANLTLSLKDELIKDRRYFHSHPETGWFTFFTTAVLAKRLSDLGYEISLGEKVVKADARLGLGSKEQCEKAIERAKKLLSPEEAKYLPYMKDGLTGLTAFIDTKRPGKFTAFRFDIDSVDVTESADADHRPFKEGFGADIAGITHACGHDGHISIGLGVAKLIAENLDEFNGKFKFIFQTAEEGTRGAVAMEAAGVLDGVEYLLGGHIGFQAKTNRGIICGTNKLLATSKFDVHITGRSAHAAGAPQDGANALLAAAQMALNMHGITRHAKGVTRINVGILKAGEGRNVIAPNGYLACETRGEDTNLNDFMYERCMDIVKGVSEIYGVESKVVKTGGTNGADSDKEVTEIFYEAAKQSPFIDDDKIVKELDFGACEDFAHFMRALQDRGAKSGYMMIGTNLKAGHHNCKFDFDEECLVAGVDVYLRSAYKLNGVKK from the coding sequence ATGGATAAGATAGCAAATTTGACTCTTTCTTTAAAAGATGAGCTGATCAAGGATCGCAGGTATTTTCACTCACATCCAGAGACTGGCTGGTTTACATTTTTTACAACCGCTGTGCTAGCAAAGAGGCTTAGTGACCTTGGTTATGAAATAAGCCTTGGTGAAAAAGTCGTTAAAGCTGATGCAAGGCTTGGTCTTGGCTCGAAAGAGCAATGCGAAAAAGCAATAGAAAGAGCCAAAAAGCTCCTAAGCCCTGAAGAGGCAAAATATCTTCCTTATATGAAAGATGGATTAACAGGCCTAACTGCCTTTATAGATACGAAAAGGCCTGGTAAATTTACAGCATTTAGATTTGACATTGATAGTGTTGATGTGACAGAGAGCGCAGACGCTGATCATAGACCTTTTAAAGAGGGCTTTGGCGCAGATATCGCTGGTATCACGCATGCTTGTGGGCATGACGGACACATATCGATAGGCCTTGGTGTGGCAAAACTTATAGCTGAAAATTTAGATGAGTTTAACGGCAAATTTAAATTTATATTCCAAACAGCAGAAGAGGGCACAAGAGGAGCTGTGGCTATGGAAGCTGCTGGTGTGCTTGATGGTGTAGAGTATCTATTAGGCGGTCATATCGGCTTTCAAGCAAAAACCAATAGAGGCATCATATGTGGAACAAACAAGCTACTTGCAACTTCAAAATTTGATGTGCATATCACGGGTCGTTCGGCTCACGCAGCTGGAGCACCACAAGACGGCGCAAACGCTCTTTTGGCTGCAGCACAAATGGCTTTAAATATGCATGGCATCACAAGACATGCAAAAGGTGTAACTAGGATAAATGTGGGCATTTTAAAAGCGGGTGAAGGCAGAAATGTCATCGCTCCAAATGGCTATCTAGCTTGCGAAACAAGAGGCGAAGATACAAATTTAAATGATTTTATGTATGAAAGATGCATGGATATCGTTAAAGGTGTGAGTGAAATTTATGGCGTAGAGAGTAAAGTCGTAAAAACTGGCGGCACAAACGGAGCCGATAGCGACAAAGAAGTAACTGAAATTTTCTATGAAGCTGCAAAGCAAAGTCCTTTTATAGATGATGATAAGATCGTAAAAGAACTTGATTTTGGTGCTTGCGAAGATTTTGCTCACTTTATGAGAGCTTTGCAAGATAGGGGCGCAAAGAGTGGCTATATGATGATAGGAACAAATTTAAAAGCAGGCCATCACAACTGCAAATTTGACTTTGATGAGGAGTGTTTGGTGGCTGGAGTCGATGTCTATCTAAGATCTGCTTACAAATTAAATGGAGTAAAAAAATGA
- the pepE gene encoding dipeptidase PepE: MKNALLISASSYQDTGYLRHCKNWVKEFLGECGKEEILFIPYAGVRRTNDEYEQKVIDRLKNSNIKSIHHYEDKISAIKNASSIAVGGGNTFMLLYTLYKLNLVEPIKEAVANGAKYFGWSAGANIAGKTMMTTNDMPIIMPKSFDSLNIFPYQINPHFISGKLAGHNGESREERLEEFLIANPKDTIYALPEGTALLIADNEAEVIGHSEILKFEYQKEIEKIEVGTKFKI, translated from the coding sequence ATGAAAAATGCTTTACTAATCAGTGCTTCAAGCTATCAAGATACTGGCTATTTAAGGCACTGCAAAAACTGGGTTAAGGAATTTTTAGGTGAATGCGGCAAGGAAGAAATTTTATTTATCCCTTACGCTGGAGTTAGGCGAACAAATGACGAGTATGAGCAAAAAGTAATTGATAGATTAAAAAATAGCAATATAAAATCAATCCATCACTACGAGGATAAAATTTCAGCTATCAAAAATGCTAGCAGTATCGCAGTTGGTGGCGGAAATACCTTTATGCTGCTTTACACGCTTTATAAGCTAAATTTAGTCGAGCCTATAAAAGAAGCTGTGGCAAATGGCGCAAAATATTTTGGCTGGTCAGCTGGTGCAAATATCGCTGGCAAGACGATGATGACGACAAATGATATGCCTATCATCATGCCAAAGTCCTTTGATAGCTTAAATATCTTCCCATATCAGATCAATCCGCACTTCATAAGTGGCAAGCTAGCAGGTCATAACGGTGAGAGCAGGGAGGAGAGGTTGGAGGAATTTTTAATAGCTAATCCAAAAGATACTATCTACGCACTGCCTGAGGGCACAGCTTTGCTTATAGCGGACAACGAGGCTGAGGTCATAGGACATAGTGAAATTTTAAAATTTGAGTATCAAAAAGAGATAGAAAAAATAGAAGTTGGAACTAAATTTAAAATCTAA